The proteins below are encoded in one region of Phaseolus vulgaris cultivar G19833 chromosome 1, P. vulgaris v2.0, whole genome shotgun sequence:
- the LOC137813484 gene encoding glutathione S-transferase TCHQD-like, protein MQLYHHPLDLDSQRVRISLEEEGVDYTSHHVNPITGKNLDSSFFKMNRRGRVPVFQNGSHIIYNTIDIIQYIERIAVVSSGAESISTSNREVMEWMQKIQEWDPKFFTLAHIPEKYRIYVSKFIRQVVIARMSESPELAGDYHRKLREAYETEEKLKEADVLRRSKEHLFRLLDEVERQLCETPFLAGQDFTMADVMLIPVLARIKLLDLENEYITGRPNIAEYWLLVQQRPSYKRVIGKYFSGWRKHKTFLKTWFLVRIRSLLKRY, encoded by the exons ATGCAGCTATATCATCATCCTTTGGATTTGGACAGCCAGAGGGTGAGAATTTCATTGGAGGAGGAGGGTGTGGATTATACATCTCACCATGTCAATCCCATTACTGGCAAGAACTTGGATTCTTCTTTCTTCAAGATGAATCGCCGTGGAAGGGTCCCTGTTTTCCAAAATGGTTCTCATATCATTTACAATACTATTGATATAATCCA GTACATAGAAAGAATTGCTGTGGTTTCCTCAGGGGCTGAGAGTATCAGTACCAGTAACAGGGAAGTGATGGAATGGATGCAGAAGATACAAGAGTGGGACCCCAAGTTTTTCACACTTGCACATATACCCGAGAAATACCGCATTTATGTTTCCAAGTTCATAAGGCAAGTAGTGATTGCTCGCATGTCTGAATCACCTGAATTAGCAGGAGATTACCATAGGAAGTTGAGAGAAGCCTATGAGACTGAAGAGAAATTGAAAGAAGCTGATGTTTTGAGAAGGAGCAAGGAGCATTTGTTTAGATTGCTTGATGAGGTGGAGAGGCAACTGTGTGAAACACCTTTTTTGGCAGGTCAAGATTTTACCATGGCTGATGTGATGCTCATTCCAGTATTAGCTCGTATAAAACTCTTGGATTTAGAGAACGAGTACATAACTGGAAGGCCAAACATTGCTGAGTACTGGCTTTTGGTTCAGCAAAGGCCTAGTTATAAAAGGGTGATTGGTAAGTACTTTAGTGGTTGGAGAAAGCACAAAACATTCTTAAAAACATGGTTCTTAGTTCGTATTCGAAGTTTGCTGAAGAGGTACTAG